From Thermodesulfobacteriota bacterium:
CGGCCAGGTGTGTCCCGCCTGCGTGTCCGGAGATGAGGATGAAATTCCTCAACCCCTGGGAATAGAGGGACGTAACGATGTCTATAGTCAGTCTGCGCAGGGTTCCGGCCCTTATGGTGATTGTGCCGGGATGTCCGCTTGTACTGCGGCACAGGCCATAATGGATGGGCGGAGCCACAAAGAGGGGCCTTTTCGAAGATGCGGCCCTGGCTGTTTCGTAGATATGTACGGTGTCTGTAGAGAGGGGCAGGTGGGAACCATGCTCTTCTACCGAGCCATAAGGGATGACGACCGTGCGGGTCTTTTTCAGCCCTTCGACAAATTCAGGCATGGTAATTTCTTCGAGGAGCATAGTGGAATCTTTGTACGAGTAGCTCAGGTCGCAGCAAGATGCTGCTCCTACGGGAATAGGATACTTACGTAGGAGCACCTTCCAGATGCGATCTGTAATGACGCCTTTTTTGAAATCTAATTGACTTTCAGGGGCATGTCAATAATAATTGCCGGATGATTGATTTACACATACATACCATAGCCAGTTCCGACGGACAGCACGCCCCGGAGGAGATATTTGCCCTGGCCGGGAGGCATGGCCTTAAGGCTATTGCCTTTGCCGACCATAACAGCGTGGGCAGTGTGCCGGAAGGGGTTCGCCTGGGAAAAGAGACCGGCATAGAGTTCGTGCCGGCCATAGAGATCAACACCTTCTATTCAGACCTTGACCTGCACCTCCTGGCCTATTTTATCGATTATGAAGGCACATCTGTTCAGGACTGGCTGGCTGCCATACGGGTAGAAAAGGAAAAGCAGGCGCTGGGGAGGATCGCCAGGCTGCAGGAATTGGGTTTTGTCCTCACGGAAGAAGACGTGCGCCGGCATTCGGGCGGTAAGATTCCAACCGGATATTCTTATCTCAAGGCCATCTTGGACCGAAAAGAAAATAAGGAAGATCCCAGGCTCAAGACATATACCGAAGGAAATGGCGCCAGGTCGCCTTACTATCGTTTCTATCATGATTGGCTGAAGGGCGGGAGACCGGTCTACGTGCCCATTGAAGCCCTGGCCACACCCGGCGTCATAAGGCAGGTACTGAAGTGGAAGGCTGTTCCTGTTTTGGCTCATCCCATGGACACGCCGGATGCCATCATTATAGGCCTTATAGAGGCCGGTTTGATGGGTCTGGAGGTCTATAACAGCTACCACAGCGCGGAGCGGGTTAAACATCTCGAGGCCATAGCCGGGGAACACAACCTCCTTATGACCAGCGGCTCTGATTTCCACGGCCGGAAGATGAAGCCGGATATCGAAATGGGGAGATTGCAGGGAAACAAGATGTTCCTCCTTGATGCCCTCAAAGCGGCTAAGGCCCGTCTTGATGCGGCTTCCTGATGTATATTTCCCAGGAGTAGTTCAAGCCGATTGCTTTTTACATGAAATGTATTATTATTTAATCAAAAGGACGTGTATTCTTGAGTGTAAAGGTAGTCTGCCAGAATAAGAAGGCATCGCATGAGTATTTTATCACTGAAAGATATGAAGCAGGTTTGGTACTTACGGGAAGTGAGGTCAAGTCCCTGCGGCAAGGAAAGGCGACCCTGGCCGATGGTTATGCGCAGGTAGTGGGTAACGAGGTCTTGCTGTATAATGTGCACATAAGTCCGTATTCCCATACGCACCATGAGGAGCAGGCCCCAACCCGCACCCGCAAGGTTTTGTTCCACCGGCAGGAGATAAGAAGGCTGATCGGTAAGATACAGGAGAAGGGATTAACGCTCATACCGACCAAGATATATTTTAAAAATGGCTGGGTGAAGGTAGAGCTGGCCCTGGCCAAGGGTAAAAAGTTATATGATAAAAGAGAGAGTATAAAGAGGAGGGAAGAAGAAAGGGAGATAGCCAAGCGCTATCGAGGTCGAAACTGACATATCCATGGGGGGCGAAACGGCTTCGACGGGGATATGGAAGTTTAAGCTGCATACCGAGGTCCTGTTGGCTCGTTAAACAAACAGGAAAAAACAAAAGCAGACAACTGCGAATACGCACTGGCCGCTTAATAGGCCAGCGTCCTTCTGATTCGATCCTGCGGAACTAGAAAGGACGACGGATAGCGGGATAGCATCCCCTCAATCGCCTGCTGAGAGGGGAAGCGAAACTTTATGCGGGCTAATCTCCTGGTTGCCTTGCCCGGGGTGGAACCAGGGGGTGAAATTGAACCCCAGGCTATGTATGTAGATGCTTAAATGGAGTATCTTCGGACGCGGGTTCGACTCCCGCCGCCTCCACCATTTTGATTTAGACAACCCGTTTCTCCGGAGTGGTTCTCCGGGTGAACGGGTTTTCTATTTTCTTCCTGTTTTCAGTCGGAACTTACTCAAAACGACTATGAAAGCTCTGTACGAACGAGAGTCGAGGGCGCTGGTATTGAGCAACTGATTGGATAGAAGGCGGAAATGGATTTATGCAACTCAGGAAACAACGTCGATCTCTAGAATCTTAAAGTCTTCACAGTCGGTATTATCCCGAAAAATTCTGCTGCGCTCAATTCCGCAGCAAATAATATGATGCAGGGCGCCGGGGGCGTCTATACGAGCTTTGCGCGGCATGTTTAATGCCTATATCATAAATAAACAAGAAAAGCATATTTACACGACCGTTGTTCCCTGACCGTCCCCCCTTGTTCCCGTCCCCTCTCCCATTCCCCGCTGCTTGCTACCAGGTTCGACACTGGCGGGCTACGGGGAGTTTCAATCGTTAGGCGCTTTTTTGATTTTTATAGTGTGAAGCATACCAATCTATAACCTGTCTGATCATCTTTTGATACGAGGTGTGCTGTTTCTTTGCTTCTTTTTTAAAAAAATCAATGCTCGATTTTTTCAGGGCAATCGTTACTTTCACGTTTTCCTCTTTCAAGACCAACTGGTCCGGCGGCGGAAGAAAATCCTTAACAACTCTTAACTCACCCATCGGTTCATTCGTGTGCTTTATTTTGCTCTTCATATATCTGCCTCCCTTTTCTCCAATATCCAGTCCCATAAATGCGGATAACATTACCCCGGTACGTAAACCTCACGGTCATTATACCTCCACCGACACGGCCAATGCAGTAAAAGCGTTCCTTCTCTGTACTATGATGCATATCTTCGACTATGATACGGTGAGCATCAAGAAAAGC
This genomic window contains:
- a CDS encoding PHP domain-containing protein, producing MIDLHIHTIASSDGQHAPEEIFALAGRHGLKAIAFADHNSVGSVPEGVRLGKETGIEFVPAIEINTFYSDLDLHLLAYFIDYEGTSVQDWLAAIRVEKEKQALGRIARLQELGFVLTEEDVRRHSGGKIPTGYSYLKAILDRKENKEDPRLKTYTEGNGARSPYYRFYHDWLKGGRPVYVPIEALATPGVIRQVLKWKAVPVLAHPMDTPDAIIIGLIEAGLMGLEVYNSYHSAERVKHLEAIAGEHNLLMTSGSDFHGRKMKPDIEMGRLQGNKMFLLDALKAAKARLDAAS
- the smpB gene encoding SsrA-binding protein SmpB, with product MSVKVVCQNKKASHEYFITERYEAGLVLTGSEVKSLRQGKATLADGYAQVVGNEVLLYNVHISPYSHTHHEEQAPTRTRKVLFHRQEIRRLIGKIQEKGLTLIPTKIYFKNGWVKVELALAKGKKLYDKRESIKRREEEREIAKRYRGRN
- a CDS encoding CopG family transcriptional regulator, whose translation is MKSKIKHTNEPMGELRVVKDFLPPPDQLVLKEENVKVTIALKKSSIDFFKKEAKKQHTSYQKMIRQVIDWYASHYKNQKSA
- a CDS encoding BrnT family toxin codes for the protein MINPSFEWDEKKDKENQAKHGVSFSLAQHAFLDAHRIIVEDMHHSTEKERFYCIGRVGGGIMTVRFTYRGNVIRIYGTGYWRKGRQIYEEQNKAHE